In Dyadobacter sp. NIV53, a single window of DNA contains:
- a CDS encoding DsbA family protein, with translation MKVEIWSDVMCPFCYIGKRKFETALEQFPQKDKIEIEWKSFQLNPAMKTEPGRSINDYISEIKGWSPEYAQEMNNHVTGMAAEVGLEYNMDKAVVANSFDAHRFVQYAKTKGKGDAAEEQLFKAYFTDGKNTADHETLVELGIEIGLDSEELRAVLESTKFTEQVRIDVYEAQQVGARGVPFFVLDRKYAVSGAQQPETFLGALEKSFTEWEKANPTPLISYADGATCTPEGDCN, from the coding sequence ATGAAAGTCGAAATATGGAGTGACGTAATGTGCCCGTTTTGTTATATCGGTAAAAGAAAGTTTGAAACCGCTTTGGAACAATTTCCACAAAAGGATAAGATTGAAATTGAATGGAAAAGTTTTCAGCTTAATCCGGCCATGAAAACAGAACCTGGCAGGAGCATAAACGATTACATTTCAGAGATTAAGGGCTGGTCTCCGGAATATGCACAGGAAATGAATAATCACGTGACAGGAATGGCCGCAGAAGTCGGATTGGAATACAATATGGATAAAGCAGTAGTTGCTAATTCTTTTGACGCACATCGGTTTGTACAGTATGCTAAAACAAAAGGCAAAGGCGATGCTGCGGAAGAACAATTGTTCAAAGCTTATTTTACAGATGGGAAAAATACAGCGGATCACGAAACTCTCGTAGAATTAGGAATTGAAATAGGACTTGATTCGGAAGAATTGCGGGCAGTTTTGGAAAGTACTAAATTCACTGAACAGGTTCGTATTGATGTTTATGAAGCACAACAGGTTGGTGCTCGTGGTGTTCCGTTTTTTGTTTTAGACCGCAAATACGCTGTTTCAGGTGCGCAGCAGCCGGAAACATTTTTAGGGGCTTTAGAAAAATCTTTTACCGAATGGGAAAAAGCAAACCCGACTCCTTTAATTTCTTATGCTGATGGGGCAACATGCACGCCTGAAGGAGATTGTAATTAG
- a CDS encoding ion transporter, with amino-acid sequence MAIDRNSLRGKLFIIIFGAHTRQGRLFDLFLLWFIILSVITVCLESVPEIRTQYHPYLHGLEIFFTVVFTIEYFLRVYSHPKPFKYLFSFFGIIDFLSVIPFYLTFILPAGHFLVTIRIIRLLRVFRILKLTSFVHHAQVLKSAIFASLQKITVFMLTIIALVLIIGTIMYVVEGEEHGFTSIPQSIYWAIVTITTVGYGDLTPQTPLGQVISSIVMIMGYAIIAVPTGIVTVEMSRNQPEVKKANTIECLSCGKSMPVNTNFCSNCGHQLHE; translated from the coding sequence ATGGCAATAGATCGTAATTCTTTACGGGGAAAGCTTTTTATTATCATTTTCGGTGCACATACACGACAGGGAAGACTATTTGACCTGTTTCTGTTGTGGTTTATTATTCTCAGTGTTATTACGGTTTGTCTTGAAAGTGTACCGGAAATACGAACCCAATACCATCCTTATCTGCACGGCCTGGAAATTTTCTTTACTGTTGTTTTTACAATAGAGTATTTTCTGCGGGTTTACAGCCATCCAAAGCCATTTAAATATTTGTTCAGTTTCTTCGGCATCATTGATTTCCTTTCTGTCATCCCATTTTACCTCACTTTTATTTTACCTGCCGGACATTTTCTTGTCACTATTCGAATCATACGATTGCTGCGGGTTTTCAGAATACTCAAACTGACCAGTTTTGTACACCATGCCCAGGTCCTGAAATCAGCCATTTTTGCCAGTTTACAAAAAATTACTGTTTTCATGCTCACAATTATTGCGTTGGTACTCATCATTGGTACGATTATGTATGTAGTTGAAGGAGAAGAACATGGCTTTACCAGCATTCCGCAAAGTATATATTGGGCTATTGTAACGATCACAACAGTAGGTTATGGTGATCTTACACCTCAAACACCTCTGGGACAGGTCATTTCTTCTATTGTAATGATTATGGGATATGCAATTATTGCTGTTCCAACCGGTATTGTAACAGTGGAAATGTCAAGAAACCAGCCTGAAGTAAAAAAGGCGAACACGATTGAATGCCTCTCATGTGGTAAATCAATGCCCGTAAATACTAATTTTTGCAGCAATTGCGGCCATCAGTTGCATGAATAA
- a CDS encoding DUF5686 and carboxypeptidase regulatory-like domain-containing protein: protein MHFASLLLILSFLVTGVHAGGIKGQIKTQKGEALPYAGITVKGTSNGTMANEEGKYEFTLPAGSYEIIFQYLGFKSIIKSVIIGDDFTELNIQLEEQALNLKEATVGSSKEDPAYSIMRKAIAKARFHQLQVRGYTAKVYSRSTALPTKIPFLVEKRLKKEGVQEGKSIINESVAEVKYRRPNSYSQHIISTRNSLDNSIPSPNEYILASLYSPEIAGTVTPLSPKAFSYYKFEYQGYFEDQGQIVNKIRVIPKAYGEGVFKGNLFIIEDRWSIHSYDLQTTTSGLNIAAKQIFTPIQNVWLPVNQQFKINGSYLGFAGEFRYLVSLTYNKLDVDPGLKEDIVVKDDKNEPIASATPDKKKDLEKLIQEQKEFSTKNLRKLTKKYEKEQKKENKIENSSRHLVRQDSIVIDSMANKRDTTYWENLRPIPLTTSEVSSYTSQDSLKIVKDAKNEKSRPDSVYFKPIHLITGNTYSLGNRNTFYFKSPLLSISYNAVEGNALNIITEWQKRWGKSYQFSIRPLGRYSFGRKELFGNVETNLGNNKWNFALSGGRMATQFNKNNPILALPNSIAGRFFDRSLMKLYEQKFVKAEYSLRNISDVLNITTSLEYENRYELYNQESARPIFFWNQYSYTPNRPVSNELANTGFPEHQALLFDFTATYRPWRRYLIRNGEKRYLRSKGPSFTANYKSGLPFAGDVDYTFLQATIRQDLNLGPRSNLDYSLNGGGFLSKKHIYFQDYRHFMGNTFFLQWGDPPNQFRMLPYYRYSTAEWFFQAHAVWSLQHFLITRVEALRTTGISETLQLHYLKVPTIKNYTELVYGIDNILRILRLELVAQFHDSDFQGLGYRVGTSIRIGR, encoded by the coding sequence ATGCACTTTGCTTCTTTATTACTCATACTTTCTTTTCTGGTAACTGGCGTACATGCCGGAGGAATAAAGGGACAGATTAAAACGCAAAAAGGCGAAGCACTTCCCTATGCCGGAATAACCGTAAAAGGAACCAGTAATGGAACAATGGCTAATGAAGAAGGAAAGTACGAGTTTACATTGCCTGCCGGTTCCTACGAAATTATATTTCAGTATCTTGGCTTTAAAAGTATAATTAAAAGCGTAATTATTGGCGATGATTTTACAGAGCTTAATATTCAGTTGGAAGAACAGGCGCTGAATTTGAAAGAGGCAACTGTTGGCAGCAGTAAAGAAGACCCTGCATATAGTATAATGCGGAAGGCAATTGCCAAAGCACGTTTTCATCAGTTACAGGTTCGCGGTTACACGGCAAAAGTTTATTCAAGAAGTACGGCGTTACCCACTAAAATACCATTTCTGGTTGAAAAACGCCTGAAAAAAGAAGGAGTCCAGGAAGGGAAATCTATCATTAATGAAAGTGTTGCAGAAGTAAAATATCGTCGTCCTAACAGTTACAGCCAGCATATTATTTCTACCCGAAACAGTCTGGACAACAGCATTCCGTCACCTAATGAATACATTCTGGCCAGCCTTTACAGCCCCGAAATAGCTGGAACCGTTACTCCGCTTTCTCCAAAGGCATTTAGCTACTACAAGTTTGAATATCAGGGTTATTTCGAAGATCAGGGACAGATTGTCAACAAAATCAGGGTAATTCCAAAAGCCTATGGCGAAGGTGTTTTTAAAGGGAATCTTTTTATAATTGAAGACCGGTGGTCAATACACAGTTATGACCTGCAAACCACCACAAGTGGATTAAATATTGCTGCAAAACAAATATTTACTCCTATTCAGAATGTCTGGTTGCCTGTAAACCAGCAATTTAAAATCAACGGAAGTTATCTGGGTTTTGCCGGTGAATTCCGATACCTGGTTTCACTGACCTATAATAAACTCGACGTAGATCCGGGTCTGAAAGAAGATATTGTTGTTAAAGATGATAAAAATGAGCCTATTGCATCTGCTACTCCTGACAAGAAAAAGGATCTTGAGAAACTGATTCAGGAACAGAAAGAGTTTTCTACAAAAAATCTCCGGAAGCTGACAAAAAAATACGAAAAAGAACAAAAGAAAGAGAATAAAATAGAAAATAGCAGCAGGCATTTGGTCAGGCAGGATTCAATTGTGATTGACTCTATGGCTAATAAAAGAGATACGACATACTGGGAAAATTTACGCCCGATCCCGCTCACAACGTCAGAAGTTTCCAGCTACACAAGCCAGGACAGCCTTAAAATAGTAAAGGACGCAAAGAATGAGAAATCCAGACCGGATTCTGTCTATTTTAAACCCATTCATCTTATTACGGGAAATACCTATTCTTTGGGAAATCGAAATACATTTTATTTTAAAAGTCCTCTTCTTTCTATCAGTTATAATGCCGTTGAAGGCAATGCATTGAACATCATCACTGAATGGCAGAAAAGATGGGGCAAATCTTACCAATTCAGTATTCGTCCACTAGGCCGCTACTCATTTGGCCGAAAAGAGCTTTTTGGTAACGTCGAAACAAATCTTGGAAATAATAAGTGGAATTTTGCTCTTTCAGGAGGGAGAATGGCAACGCAGTTTAATAAAAACAACCCGATTTTAGCATTGCCAAACAGTATTGCCGGACGATTTTTTGACAGAAGCCTGATGAAATTGTATGAGCAAAAATTCGTAAAAGCGGAATATTCATTAAGAAATATCAGTGATGTGCTCAATATTACTACCAGTCTGGAATATGAAAACCGCTATGAGCTTTATAATCAGGAAAGTGCAAGGCCCATCTTCTTTTGGAACCAGTATTCATACACACCAAACAGGCCGGTCAGTAATGAACTAGCAAATACAGGATTCCCTGAACATCAGGCTTTGCTTTTTGATTTTACTGCTACCTACCGGCCATGGCGCAGATATTTGATACGTAATGGTGAGAAGAGATATTTAAGGAGTAAAGGGCCATCTTTCACGGCTAATTACAAAAGCGGGCTTCCATTTGCAGGTGATGTAGATTATACATTTTTGCAGGCAACTATTCGCCAGGATCTAAATCTGGGGCCTCGCAGTAACCTGGATTACAGTTTAAACGGAGGAGGTTTTTTAAGCAAAAAACATATTTATTTTCAGGATTACCGGCATTTTATGGGAAATACCTTTTTTCTGCAATGGGGTGATCCGCCTAACCAGTTCCGTATGCTTCCATATTATCGGTATAGTACGGCTGAATGGTTTTTTCAGGCACATGCAGTCTGGTCTTTGCAACATTTCCTGATCACACGTGTAGAAGCTTTGCGAACCACCGGTATTTCTGAAACACTGCAATTACATTATCTGAAAGTGCCAACCATCAAAAATTATACTGAACTCGTGTATGGTATCGATAATATTCTTAGAATATTACGCCTGGAGTTAGTAGCTCAGTTCCACGACAGCGATTTTCAGGGTTTGGGTTACCGCGTTGGTACTTCTATCAGAATTGGTAGATAA